A single window of Rhodamnia argentea isolate NSW1041297 chromosome 5, ASM2092103v1, whole genome shotgun sequence DNA harbors:
- the LOC125315073 gene encoding germin-like protein subfamily 1 member 7, with translation MKLLPISLLLFALAAATTLAYDPSPLQDFCVAINDPKVFVNGKFCKDPKQVTADDFLYKGFRYPGNTTNPLGSKVTPAFVDQFPGLNTLGISITRIDFAPGGLNPPHTHPRGTEILVVAEGTLLVGFVTSNQLNNTLLTEVLYKGDVFVFPIGLIHFQLNIGNTSALAFAALSSQNPGVITIANAVFGSKPPISADVLTKAFQVDKKVIDYLQAQFWYDNN, from the exons ATGAAGCTTCTTCCAATTAGCCTTCTCCTCTTTGCTCTGGCAGCCGCCACCACTCTTGCCTATGACCCGAGTCCTCTTCAGGACTTCTGCGTGGCCATCAATGACCCTAAAG tatttgtgaatggaaagttttGCAAGGACCCAAAACAAGTCACAGCAGATGACTTCCTCTATAAGGGGTTCAGATACCCAGGGAATACCACGAACCCACTCGGATCGAAAGTCACTCCCGCTTTTGTGGACCAATTTCCAGGACTCAACACTCTCGGCATTTCCATTACTCGCATCGACTTCGCTCCGGGTGGCCTGaaccctccccacactcaccCTCGTGGGACCGAGATTCTGGTAGTGGCTGAGGGCACACTGCTTGTCGGCTTCGTCACATCCAACCAATTGAACAACACACTCCTCACCGAAGTCCTGTACAAAGGGGATGTGTTTGTGTTCCCAATAGGTCTCATTCACTTCCAGCTGAACATCGGAAACACCTCCGCACTGGCCTTTGCCGCTCTGAGCAGCCAAAACCCAGGAGTCATTACCATCGCTAATGCGGTCTTTGGGTCGAAGCCGCCCATTTCGGCGGATGTtctcaccaaggccttccaagTGGACAAGAAGGTGATTGACTACCTCCAGGCGCAGTTTTGGTACGACAACAACTAA